In a genomic window of Lycium ferocissimum isolate CSIRO_LF1 chromosome 9, AGI_CSIRO_Lferr_CH_V1, whole genome shotgun sequence:
- the LOC132031083 gene encoding LOW QUALITY PROTEIN: polygalacturonase-like (The sequence of the model RefSeq protein was modified relative to this genomic sequence to represent the inferred CDS: inserted 2 bases in 2 codons) yields MDLKFKLVHFALVVLFLAHLGESQNATFDITKYGANSNADISEAVLKAFQEACQSTSPSTIVIPKGTFQMNQVKLEGPCKGPIELQIQATLKAPSDPNQLKTGEWLTVNKLDGFTMSGGGILDGQGKAAWECKESKKCNKLPNNLSFNSLTNSIIKDITTMDSKSFHVNVNQCKNLTFLHFNVSAPAGSPNTDGIHISRSSSVNVTDSSFATGDDCISIGDETEQLYITKVTCGPGHGISVGSLGGNPDEKPVVGVFVKNCTFISTDNGVRIKTWPASHPGVVXDIHFEDIIVQNVSNPVVIDQVXCPAGKCNKDLPSQVKISKVTFQNIKGTSRTQDAVSLLCSKGTPCEGVEVGDIDITYSGKEGPAKSSCENIKPSLKGKQNPQVCTAAASPAAAPAASSSS; encoded by the exons ATGGATTTGAAATTCAAGTTGGTGCATTTTGCATTGGTGGTGTTATTTCTAGCACACCTTGGGGAATCTCAAAATGCAACTTTTGATATAACAAAGTATGGTGCCAATAGCAATGCTGATATTAGTGAG GCCGTTCTGAAAGCTTTTCAAGAGGCATGTCAATCTACAAGCCCAAGCACCATTGTGATCCCAAAGGGAACATTCCAAATGAACCAAGTGAAACTAGAAGGCCCATGCAAAGGCCCAATTGAACTTCAAATCCAAGCCACTTTGAAAGCTCCTTCAGATCCTAACCAACTCAAGACCGGTGAATGGTTGACTGTCAACAAACTTGATGGATTCACCATGTCTGGTGGTGGGATCCTTGATGGTCAAGGTAAAGCTGCATGGGAATGCAAGGAGTCCAAAAAGTGCAACAAGCTTCCCAAT AACTTGAGCTTCAACTCCCTCACAAATTCCATAATCAAGGACATAACTACAATGGACAGCAAATCATTCCACGTGAACGTGAATCAATGCAAGAACTTAACGTTCCTCCACTTCAACGTCAGTGCTCCAGCTGGAAGCCCCAACACTGATGGCATCCACATCTCGAGGTCGAGCTCTGTGAATGTTACAGACTCCAGTTTTGCTACCGGAGATGATTGCATTTCCATTGGTGATGAAACGGAACAACTTTACATCACTAAGGTCACTTGTGGACCTGGTCATGGTATTAGTGTTGGTAGCCTTGGTGGAAATCCTGATGAAAAGCCAGTTGTTGGTGTTTTTGTTAAGAATTGCACTTTCATTAGCACTGACAATGGTGTTAGGATTAAGACATGGCCTGCTTCTCACCCTGGTGTTG TCGATATTCACTTTGAGGATATCATTGTGCAAAATGTTAGCAACCCTGTTGTCATTGATCAAG CTTGCCCAGCTGGCAAATGCAACAAAGAT ttgCCTTCACAAGTGAAGATCAGCAAAGTGACTTTCCAAAACATAAAGGGTACATCAAGAACTCAAGATGCAGTATCACTTCTTTGCAGTAAAGGTACTCCATGTGAGGGTGTTGAAGTTGGTGACATTGACATCACATACAGTGGAAAAGAAGGTCCAGCAAAATCAAGTTGTGAAAATATTAAGCCAAGTTTAAAAGGAAAGCAAAATCCACAAGTTTGCACTGCTGCTGCTTCCCCTGCTGCTGCTCCTGCTGCTTCTTCGTCTTCTTAA